TAAAATAATTTAAGCTAACATGCAATGAATAAATCTCTAGTTTATTCGAGGAGAACTtcttttaagtaatttattaattttgccGAGACCCACTTGTAAAATCACTTAGTTTTGCAAcgaaatttcttaattaaataaagttttgTAAAAtgctatttattatttaaaatataatgtttTGCAGAGGAGTTATTGTAATCTAAAAATGATAAACagttaaaaaccaaaaataaagtcCAAAACCAAAATCTATCTCAAAAGTCTAAAATAGTCCATTAAAATCAAAGCAGAGTAAACTTAGCTAGAAGaatcacaaaattaaataggTTTAATCGAGCTTCCGTCGCACTGATCCATCTTATGGGAGTTAGTTGAAAGTAAACAAAGTAAAGTTACAAGCTCaatgtataattataatttaaacaatAGATACGACAGGCCACGCCTCGTCATCCCCCTCATTCACATCATCCTCTTCCAAAATTCATTCCGAATGGCCTTCTTCGCATGTATATGGGTAAAACACAATGTCCCTAACATCATCACATgccattttttttccatatattcAGTAAGTAAACAACCTTTCTTGTTCCATTTTTATAACAGGTGCAGTATGGTTTCAACTCATGCATGATAGCGCAAGTTCGTTGTATTATACCCAGACTAGTTATAGGGTATGAAGATAACAAAGAAACTTGGTTTCTTTTATGTGTTGCCAAATGATATTTTCAAGTATTTATGTGATCTTTTATGTTCATTGTCAGGGTTTTTGTTCAGTTCGTCTCAGTTATAGTACTCTGTCACTATATGCATTTGTCACACAGGTAACACATTAattatgaactgtgaaattatggttttattccGTTTACTATGCTCAAATttttttagtccttgtactttagtTTGACATACTTTGGTTAATATGCAGATGGTAAGTTCGTACTAGAAGGTGATATTCGAGGAACATATTCGGGAAGGACTGATTGGATGGGCTCGGAAGGCAATAAAGAAGAATAAGGGCAGTGGTATCAAAAGGTCGTCGAATGAGAGTAGCCAAGTTGGTCCAAAACAGGAGTCACCTTCGGTATTTGAGATGGATAAGGTTAATGGAAAGGAGTCTTCTTCATCTGCCGTATGAGTATATAACTATGGAGATttgagtcttttttttttttttttgcttcattcAAACTATTCTGTTTAAAAGCAACAGAACAGTAGTTCCAGTTAAACAATACAATTGTCATAAAAACTATTATAACATGAAAACCAGGCATTCCAATCACCAATCTAACATTCACCACCACGCTTTGAACATAACCTTGCGATTAATACCTACTGTTGCTAATGTTTCTGCCATTTCATTGCCATGCTGCTTTGCTTTTGAAAATGCTACCTCACCCACACAGGCTGGTCTCTTTTCCATATCTGCGAAGGTAGTTTGTTGCGACCAAGGTCTCCTATCTTTGTTCAATAACTAGTTATACGCCACCAATGACCtggtttcaacaataatcaaatCAGATCACCTCCACCCTATGTCAATTATTACATCCAACGCTGTAATTATTGCTCCTAATTCAGCTAAATCTGCGTCAATGGCATCACATGGTCTTGCGAATAAAGCTCTTACAGTTCCTTCCTCGTCTTTAAGAACACCTTCACAGCCCGTAGCTTCCACAGTTGCTATTCTGCTTACGTTAAACTTCAGCCACCCATGaggagggtttttttttttgtttccatgaTGGTACAAAGAATACATTAGCCAATACATTGTGTTCAAGCACTTATTCTTAGGCTTTGCTAACCATTGATATTGAAAAATGCTTTAAATTCGATACTTTAAATTCAATTCCAACAACACTGCTCAAACCTTTGGCAAGCTCTCTACAAATGCTTAAAAAGAAATATCAGTCACCTTAATTTCACAAGTAACACACTTTACAAAATCATATTTCACTAGTTGTTATGATACTTAACTCTTAAAAAAGCTCCACGGCTAAGCATGTACTATTATCACAAAAGCTATTAATGAGTAAAAGTACAACATTTtattaggagtcagattgcattttgccctctctacgttaaaaattgataaattagtccttgtacgtTAGATAAAAAACAAGTTgatcatttcttttaaaaaattcattcttttgtactattaaaaactggtatCTGACAAAATAACCAAACAGTGACATATAGCATTCCACTTGTACCTTATGCTGACGtatatgaattaatttttaacagtaaaaatgaaataaatttttaatatgataatcaatttactttttgatctaacatatacaGACTAATTTCCCCATTAGATCAACCAAAAtgtaatctaatttttaatataaaagccTTCGTAATACTTTTAGCGCTATGGAAGTGACTGAAGTACTTATGTTTGATTTATATACATCTTCACCAAATTTACTATAAGAGGAAGAATTAAGGATAAAAGAATAAGCATGAAGCCCAAGCAAATCACTTGGTCCAAGAGGAGAGAGTTTGATAATAGTCAATTGCTACACAATGGGTAGCTAATCCAACAACTTTCTAATGACATGTAGTATCGCTTATGTGCAATTGTTGACAGTCTAAGAAAAGGATATAATGTGGCTCTTTTCGCTAGGGCAATTATGATTTGTTTACTCTCGGTTGTCTGTGGCCAGTCTCTCTCTCAGTCGATACGTAATTAGTGACACTATAACAGTCAGTTctccaaaattaattttttaacaaataaacaaatttacTTGAAATtgaatttaccaaaatatataaatgttcaAGGAAATATTTgacaacatatttaattttacattaaaaataatagtacCAGCTAACGATTGATAGGTAAGTATAATAAATGACATCTAATTGTTAgtataaattaatttgattttattttatttacataaaaaatgCAAATTTTTTAAACTATCAAATTTAATTCTTATCCATGATTCTTTGTCTCATATAAATAACTAAATCAATTCTAAAGCATTCTTCGAAATTTGGGCATCAACATTTCCAAACAACataagaaaaaatagaaattctATGATCGATCCAAGTAATAAATTTGCAAACTGATTGAGAATTTTTTATTAACATGTATTTCAATTTTGATATTCCTTAAATCTATTTTTTCTTAGCTATCTATGGCCCAATCTCTCTCTTAGTTGTTACGTGATTAGTGACACTATAATTGTCAGTTctccaaatttaattttttaacaagtaaaaaaaattacttgaaaTTGAATTTGTTCAAACGTATAAATGTTTAAGGAAATATTTggcaatatatttaattttacatcTTGTGCTAGTAAATTAACAACAGTACTAGCTAAGGATGCATCACATCATGCAAACAACAAAGTTCGAACAGTTTTTAACTCTAATGCTTATAACAGAGTGCAAACAACAAAGTAAATGCCGATAACAATTAGACAATAAAACAATACAAAAACACTTCCTCAAAGAGAGTGACAACAACAATGTGCATCACATCATGCAACACATAAACATTCTTTAACACTCCAGGAATACTTATAACAGGGTGCAAACAGCAAAGTAAATGTTGACAACAATTAGACAATAAAACAATACAAAAGCACTTCCTCAAAGATGCATCACATCATGCGAATAAGTTTCTTGTTTATAGGAAAAATATGACAGTTTTCTCAGGTAGCTTTGTGAAGataaagttttcattttagttGTATGATTATCCTGGATAAAAACCTCTAATATTTATCTAAAAATAAAGTCTCCTAATCCAAGTTAAATTAGTAGCTTATTTAATTACATGCAGCATCGCTTATTTGTAATTGTTGACGGTCTAAGAAAAGATGTAATATGACTCTTTTCTCTAGGGCGATTATGGTCTTTTTACTCTCGACTGTTTGTGGCCCAGTCTCTCTCTTAGTCATAATGACATGTAGCATCTCTTATTTGTAATTTTTGACAATCTAAGAAAAAGATGTAATATGACTATTTTTGCTATAGTGATTGTGCTATTTTTACTCTCGATTGTCTGTAGCCCAGTCTCTCTCTTAGTCATAATGACATGTAGCATcgtttatttgtaatttttgacACTCTAAGAAAAAGATATAATAGACTATTTTTGCTAGAGTGATTATGCTATTTTTACCCTAGACTGTTTGTAGCCCAGTCTCTCTCTTAGTCATAATGACATGCACCATCGCTTATTTGTAATTTTTGACACTCTAAGAAAAAGATGTAATATGACTATTTTTGCTAGAGTGATTATGCTATTTTTATTCTCGACTGTCTGTGGCCCAGTCTTTCTCTCTCTCAGTCGTTACATGATAAGTGGCACTATAATCGTcaattattcaaaattaattttttaacaaataaaaaagttACTTGAAATTGAATTTATGGGAACatataaatgtttaaaaaaaatatttggctaacatatttaattttacatCTTGTGGCCATGGTAGAAAACAAAAGTACCAGCTAAGGATTGAGAGTGAAGAGTAAGAAAtgacatataaattatataattaatttgattttattttatgtcaTTGCTTGCCTTTGATGAAAATGGTGTGTTTGTCACGTTTCTATTCATCAAGATACATATCATTATATACTATCGTACCGTTAACAGTTTTTTTCTCTTGAGGTAAAAAAATGCAAACCAATAAAGACGTTGGATCCACCCACCTCTTTTAAGGATAACAAGATTACAACATACTTTCAAAGGTCAAAATCCTCCACTCAAACAGTACTATAAGATATTAAACAAAATTTGCCACCTGGCCTTAAAAATTAAAGGTCTCGAGATACCTGCTTTTGCAATGGCAGAAATCCTCCACTCAAGCGGGTCTCGGTATACCATTAACAATTACTTAATTGCAGTTGGAATCTTTGGGCATTTGTAGTCATTTTCTTCTTGCTGAATTTTGTTGGTAAGATACTGAATTCGTTTGTATTTTCGCCACACGTCTTGGGTTCCTAATATTGACataaaatcaaacttcagttcTGTTTTCGCAGGTTGGCATACGTATTTTTGGATAGCATTCATTCCCTTCATTGTAAGTTGAAGTACTTGCATGTTGGCTAAGCTAGGCAGGCATGTTAGCATATATTTCACAATGGTTCTGTTTTTAGACTTTGGGAGCTTTTACTTGCTGTTGGCACCAAGCTGGAACATATAATCACACAATTAGCTCAAGAGGTAGCTGAGAGACACATGGTGGTGACAGGTGAATTGGTGGTTCAACCTTCAGATAACCGTTTCTGGTTCAACAGGCCGCGCCTCGTCCTCCGCCTCTATAGAAAACGTGGAAAATATGATAATGATTTTCCTTATTATTTACAGAATAGGAAAAATGCTTATATACATGAAGCAAACAGCTAACTAAGCTAACAGAAAATTATAGCTAGATAACAACTATATAACAGCTAGATGATGGTTAAGTTTGTTATAAACTAACTAAcaaaattataacttaattagCTAATACGCCCCCTCAAGCTGGAGAGTGGATATTCTTCATTCCCAGCTTGACCAAATTTGCCTCAAAAGGAACTGCAGCAAGGGCCTTGGTAAAGATATCTGCAAGTTGATCTTTGGATGAACAAGGAAGCAATTTGATAACACCCTGAGTAGTCTTTTCTCTAATGAGATGACAATCTATCTCTATATGTTTTGTCCCCTCATGAAAAATAGGATTCGCAGCCAATTGTAAAGCAGAAGCATTATCACAATACAATGAAGTTGGACGAGAAACAGGCTGATGAAGATCAGTCATCAAAAAATGTAGCCACTGGATTTCACATGTTGTGGATGCAAGTGCTCTATACTCCGCTTCTGTGGAAGAACGAGAAACAGTAGTTTGTTTCTTTGCCTTCCAGCTAATCAATGATTCACCATAGAACATACAATATCCAGTGATTGACCGTCGCGTATCCGGACAACCCGCCCAATCTGAATCACTAAAGGCTTTGAGAACTGGTTGAATTTTTGAACTAGAAAAGAACAAACCAAATCTAGGAGATCCTTTCAAATATCAAAGCACTCTATGAGCTGCCTGCAAGTGTGAGAGTGTAGGCTTATCCAAATGCTGACTCAGTTGTTGTACTGCAAATGATATATTAGGGCGAGAAGACTGCAAATAAATCAATCGTCCAACAAGTCGTCTATATGCAGTAACATCAGAAAGATATTCATGAGAAGCATCCTTTGACAGTTTGGTTGCAATAGGTGCTTTAGTAGGTTTGCACTGCAAGAAACCAAAATCAGAAAGAATGTCCAAGACATATTTTCTTTGGGACAAATGAATACCAGATGAACTTTGAGCTACCTCTAACCCCAAAAAATACTTTAAATCTCCAAGATCTTTGATCCGAAATGAGGTATCCAAGAAGGCTTTGACTTTGTTAATCCCATCCATGTTGTCACCAGTTAGAATCACATCATCAACATAGATTAACAAAGCAGTAAATGAAGTAGCTTCCTTTTTCACAAACAAGGAATAATCAGCCATGGATTGCACATATCCAGTAGATAACAAAGTTGATGTAAGCTTTGAAAACCATTGCCTACTGGCCTGTTTAAGTCCATAAAGTGACTTTTGAAGTTTGCAAACCTTATTCATACCCAAATCAAATCCAGAAGGAGGCAACATATAAACTTCCTCATCAAGGTCTCTATGTAAGaaggcattattaacatctaactGCTGGAGAAACCATTTCTTTGAAGCAGCCATAGCAAGTAACAATCTGACAGTTGTAATCTTTGCTACAGGAGAGAAAGTATCAAAGTAGTCAATACCTTCAGTTTGCGTGGAACCCTTAGCAACCAAACGGGCCTTATAACGCTCAATAGAACCGTCTACTTTGTTCTTAATACGGTacacccatttgcaaccaatggCTTGTTTCCCAGGTGGTAAATCAACAAGAACCCAAGTGTTATTTTGTTCAAGAGCTAAAAGTTCAGCCGTATTGCTTCTCTCCATTGGGACTGTTTGTTGGCTTGATTAAAAGTTTGAGGTTCAATGGCTGCAGTGATGGCTGAGGTAAAATGTAAATGAGAAGTGGAAAGGTTGGCATAGGTAAGATAATTAGCTAATGGATAAAGAGTGGAGTGAGGTTGGCTTGGTGGACATAAATGGCATTGATAGTCCTGGAGGTAAGAAGGTGGTTTTCGAGTGCGAGATGGCCGAGAGGATTGAGTTGATAAGTCAGATTGAGATGAGGGAATAGGTTTAGGAGGTTGTGTATCAGTATCATAAGACATTGAAGGATCAAAAGTAATATGTGGGATAGTGTCAAAGGAAGGTGTGACAGTTGGAAAGGTGGTTTCATGAAACATGACATTTCGATAGATGAAAATGTCATGAGAAGCAAGATCAAACAAAATATAGCCTTTGACATTAGGTAGGTAACCAAGGAAAATACATTCTCTGGCACGAGGATCAAATTTATGTCTATTGGATTGTAAGGTGGTGGCAAAGCTTAGGCAACCAAAAACTTTTAAGGCTTGATAATCTGGTGGAGTAGAGTTTAGTTTTTCAAAAGGGGTAAGATTGTTTAATAAGGGTGTTGGTGTACGGTTAATAAGAAATACAGAGTGTAAAATGGCATGACCCTAGAAAAGCTCAGGTAATTTGGAATGAAATAACAAGGCATGAGACACATTAAGGATATGTTGATGTTTACGCTCCACTAaaccattttgctgtggagtttCAACACAAGAGTTTTGATGAATGATACCACGAGAAGCATAAAAAGGTGGGATATTAAACTCAGGACCATTATCACTTTGAACAGTCTTGATTTTACAACCAAATTGTGTGTCAACCAAGAGACAAAAATTTTGAAGATGAACACGAGCTTCAGATTTTGTTTTCATAAGGATAACCCAAGTAAAACGACTAAAATCATCCACAATTGTTCAAAAATAACGATGACCAGTAATGGAAATAACACCATTAGGCCCCCAAATATCAACATGAAtcaaatcaaaaaatttatttgatagtGAATGGCTTACaggaaaagaaagtttcttttgCTTTGCCAAATGGCAGGTTTTACAAGGAGAATCACTCGAAAAAGACAAGTTGGGAATAGATGATGACAGCAACTTGAGCCTTGAATTTGAAAGATGGCCAAGTCGGTGATGCCACAATGTGGATGATGAAGAAACTTGTAATGCAGTAGGGGTTGACACTGAAAAAGAAGCAACAGGGCAGTCCAACAAATAAAGACCAGACAACACTCTAGCTGTACCAATCATCTTGATAAAGGGGAGAGCCTGTATTTCACAAAAAGATTTGTGAAACACAAAAGAACAAGATAAGGTGGATGTAAGTTTAGTGACAGATAACAGATTAAAGGCAACATCAGGAATGTATAGGACATTGGTAAGGTAAAGATGTGCAGAAAATATAACAGTGCCAGAAAAACGAGCAGTGACTTTAGTACCATTAGGTAATGTAATATAGATAGGTTTTATTTTAGTGTAGGATGCAAAAGAGGTTAATGTGTGTGTGATATGGTCAGTAGCACCAGTATCAACAATCCAATAGGGTGAATGAAAAGATATAGGTGTAGAAGATATACTTTTAGTAGAAGCAAGGGTGAGAGATGGAGTAGCCAGGACTTGGTTGGTGAGGTGTGGTGTAGGTTGTGATTGAGTGTGATTGGTTGATTGGTTCGAGGAAAAAGGAAGCAATGCTAATACCTGAGTTATCTGCTCCTGAGTTAAAGTAACACCAGAACCTTGTGATGTAACAGGCGGAGAATATCCTGTAATAGAATCAACCGTGTTTGTATCAATTTCCTCAAACACATTATGAACACGAGAGGTTGAATTACGAGACCTATAGCCAGGTGGAAATCCATTCTTATGATAACAGGTATCCACTGTGTCCTGTAAACCACCATAAAAGGTACTTTTTCGAGTATTAGTCTTGGAATCAAAAGATCGAGAAGAAACCTAAGAAGAAGCCTGAGATGGCCTCTTAGAAGGTTGACGAACAGCATTGCTCGCAAAAATAGTAGAAGAGGGAGCAAGAAGCTGTTGCTCTTGTTGAATCACCATAGAAAAAGCTTTATTGATAGTTAGAAGAGGATCCAGAAGCATGATTTGAGATCGAACAGAAGCATATTGCTCATTCAATCCTTTGAGAAAACGAATGACATATTCATTATTGTGATACTTTCGAATGGTGGTAAAAGCACCACACGAGCATTGAACACGGCACGAACACGATGGAAGTGGACGGAAATTTAACAACTCGTCCCAAAGAACCTTTAACTCAGTGAAGTAATCAGTCACAGAGTGTTCTTCCTGtttgaaaatagaaatttcaTCGTAAAGATCAGATATACGAAAGACATCACCCTGTGAAAACCTCTCATGAAGATCGCGCCAAATCTCATGCGCAGTATCAATCAAAAGAATATTGTTAACAATGGATTCTGAAATAGAATGATGCAGCCATGAAATCACCATGTTGTTGCACCGCTCCCACGCCGGATAGATCGAATCTGTAGTCACAGGAGGAAGAATAGAACTATCAACAAACTTCAATTTGTTTTTAGAAAGAAGAGCCATTCGCATCGCTCTCGACCATGAATTGTAATTAAGGCTGGTTAATGTTGGAGTAACAAGAACAAGTGATGGATTTTCATTTGGATGAAGAAAATACGGACTGGAAGGAAGCGATGGATCAGAAGTTGCCATTGAAAGAGCAAATCAAGAAAAACAGAGTGTTTGGcggaaaaggaaaatgaaagaaagatAGAATTTTACATTTGATAC
The genomic region above belongs to Gossypium hirsutum isolate 1008001.06 chromosome D05, Gossypium_hirsutum_v2.1, whole genome shotgun sequence and contains:
- the LOC121217214 gene encoding uncharacterized protein, which produces MATSDPSLPSSPYFLHPNENPSLVLVTPTLTSLNYNSWSRAMRMALLSKNKLKFVDSSILPPVTTDSIYPAWERCNNMVISWLHHSISESIVNNILLIDTAHEIWRDLHERFSQGDVFRISDLYDEISIFKQEEHSVTDYFTELKVLWDELLNFRPLPSCSCRVQCSCGAFTTIRKYHNNEYVIRFLKGLNEQYASVRSQIMLLDPLLTINKAFSMVIQQEQQLLAPSSTIFASNADTVDTCYHKNGFPPGYRSRNSTSRVHNVFEEIDTNTVDSITGYSPPVTSQGSGVTLTQEQITQALPFIKMIGTARVLSGLYLLDCPVASFSVSTPTALQVSSSSTLWHHRLGHLSNSRLKLLSSSIPNLSFSSDSPCKTCHLAKQKKLSFPVSHSLSNKFFDLIHVDIWGPNGVISITGHRYF